GGGCTCGAAGTGGTGGGGGTCGGTGTCATTGCCCTCCACGATGGGCTCGACCTCGATGTCGATGCCGGAGGCGGTATCGGCCACGGCCTGGGCAACATCGGCCCAGATGGAGGTAGAGGCGACGATGGAAATCTTCTTATCACCGGAGTCGCCGGAACCAGAGTCGGTTCCGGATCCAGAATCGGAATCTGTAGAGCATGCGGCGGTAAATAGGAGGCCACTTGCTGCGAGTAGGGCTGTTGTTGCGCGTAATGACGTGTGCATACCCTCCAGTGTGCGTTTGCTGGCAATCGTTGTCAATTGAACATGCACTGAAAATCGGGCGGTGGGGTGCAGGGTAAGGTAACAGGCATGGTTAAACGCAGCCCCACCCGGAAGACATTGGCCTCCCTCGCCGCGGAGTTGGGCGTTTCGCGCACAACCGTATCCAATGCCTATAGCCGCCCTGACCAGCTCTCCTCGGCGACGAGGCAGCGCATTTTGGCGGCGGCCAAGGCGCGCGGTTMCCCGGGGCCCGAYCCCACGGCGCGCAGCCTGCGTMCCCGCCGCGCCGGGTCGGTGGGAGTGCTGCTGACCGAGCACCTGTCCTATGCCTTCGAAGACATGGCGTCGGTGGATTTCTTGGCGGGCATGGCGGAGGCATCGGCAGGCGCTCAGACTACGCTGACGCTGATTCCCGCCGGCCCAGAAGGCGAGGCGGAGGCGACCAGCCTGGTGGGTTCGGCCGCGGTCGATGGCTTCGTGGTCTATTCGGTCGCCGCGGGCGATGCCTACCTCGCGGCCGCGCGGGGCCGGGGCCTGCCGCTGGTGGTCTGCGATCAGCCCACCGATGCGGGGCTGCCGTTCGTGGGCATTGATGATCGCGCGGCGATTGCCCCGGCGGCGCGTGCGCTTATCGATGCCGGGCATCGCCACATCGGCATCCTCGCCATCCGCCTGCGCCTGCAGCGCCACGACGGCCCGATTTCCTGGCAGGAAGTCCAGGATGCGGAGATGCACGTGCAGCGCTCGCGGGTGATGGGCGCGCTCGACGTCTTCGCCGAGGCGGGCATCGCGCCCGAGTCCGTGCCCGTGGTCACGCAGCACATTAACGATGCCCACACCACCCGCGCCGCCGCCGAGCTCCTGCTCGAGGCGCACCCGGAGCTTACGGCCGTGCTGTGCACGACCGACTCCATGGCGCTCGGCGTGCTGGCCTATGCCCGCGAGCGCGGGCTGAGCGTGCCAGAAGATTTATCCGTGACCGGCTTTGACGGCATCGATGCGGC
This is a stretch of genomic DNA from Corynebacterium accolens. It encodes these proteins:
- a CDS encoding LacI family DNA-binding transcriptional regulator — encoded protein: MVKRSPTRKTLASLAAELGVSRTTVSNAYSRPDQLSSATRQRILAAAKARGXPGPDPTARSLRXRRAGSVGVLLTEHLSYAFEDMASVDFLAGMAEASAGAQTTLTLIPAGPEGEAEATSLVGSAAVDGFVVYSVAAGDAYLAAARGRGLPLVVCDQPTDAGLPFVGIDDRAAIAPAARALIDAGHRHIGILAIRLRLQRHDGPISWQEVQDAEMHVQRSRVMGALDVFAEAGIAPESVPVVTQHINDAHTTRAAAELLLEAHPELTAVLCTTDSMALGVLAYARERGLSVPEDLSVTGFDGIDAAQRLDLATVIQPNKAKGAAAGHMLEKLIASATSDSAGAGSAKVGAEEAEEVPRRVLQTRFAPGKSVIAPRPRGR